A genome region from Clostridium pasteurianum includes the following:
- the rnpM gene encoding RNase P modulator RnpM has protein sequence MKKRKIPQRMCTGCMEMKPKKELIRIVKSKDGEVSVDMTGKKPGRGAYICKSVECLEKAVKQKRLEKNLEIKVDDELYNKLRNEVTDEQ, from the coding sequence TTGAAAAAAAGAAAGATACCTCAAAGAATGTGCACAGGCTGCATGGAGATGAAACCCAAAAAAGAGCTTATACGAATTGTAAAAAGCAAGGATGGAGAAGTATCTGTAGACATGACAGGTAAAAAGCCTGGAAGAGGAGCATACATATGTAAAAGTGTGGAATGCCTTGAGAAAGCAGTAAAGCAAAAAAGATTAGAAAAAAATCTTGAAATCAAGGTAGATGATGAACTTTATAATAAACTTCGAAATGAGGTTACTGATGAACAATAA
- a CDS encoding ribosomal L7Ae/L30e/S12e/Gadd45 family protein codes for MNNKFLQFLGIAQKAGKLVIGYNKCEELLKKGKANLIILSKDISINSKKKFEKYSLEHNIDVVNIFWSSELGNILGRESIKVICVVDENIGQKLKSLLIENN; via the coding sequence ATGAACAATAAATTTCTTCAATTTTTAGGTATTGCTCAGAAAGCTGGAAAATTAGTAATAGGTTATAATAAGTGCGAAGAACTGTTGAAAAAAGGCAAAGCAAATCTTATAATACTTTCAAAAGATATTTCTATAAACAGTAAAAAAAAGTTTGAAAAATATTCATTGGAACATAATATTGATGTTGTAAATATATTTTGGAGCAGTGAACTTGGAAATATTCTTGGAAGGGAAAGTATAAAAGTAATATGCGTTGTAGATGAAAATATAGGTCAAAAATTGAAAAGTCTATTAATTGAAAATAATTAA